The following are from one region of the Alicyclobacillus fastidiosus genome:
- a CDS encoding M20/M25/M40 family metallo-hydrolase, giving the protein MNRFGVGHWDEGEQQHLQQTIQQFVRVQSVTGGQAEWEMARQVLDRLRQAECHPSGSLTVESFLTDDGTQMGACALYRREGCTRTVVLVAHTDVVGVEDYGAYQKDAFDVARFTQRVRRDIPLPEEARADLSRGAWWFGRGVMDMKAGLAMNLLLFEKACREGIDGNLVVLAVPDEENHSRGMLAAVKVLHRWKAQMDLDYVLCLNAEPSFVTSGETSGAHIYSGSFGKLLLGALAVGIPGHVGIPFSGISSVQMLTHLVQTLDANPELSERTDDGRLVPLTCLWMRDLQETYSVQSPHLAAAYFHVPFLRRSPSAVLSGIRSVCEEALSSLHEWTVDRARTAGVAEPASSREIPVWWLSELLRDSPLSPPLPVRGDGLLQATLSAVKTVALSREATDQACVVLFLAPPVYPAVDASDSPQLREWIRATQMLARNQFGVELEHRTGFPGLSDLSYTGYGLSADWAFIATEMPAWGAGYSLPLQLMAELNIPVCNLGPFGKDAHQWTERLELDYSTRVLPQLSMNMIAKALSTTRT; this is encoded by the coding sequence GTGAATCGCTTTGGTGTAGGACACTGGGATGAAGGCGAACAACAACATCTACAGCAAACCATCCAACAGTTCGTACGCGTGCAAAGCGTCACGGGCGGACAGGCGGAGTGGGAGATGGCGCGCCAAGTGCTTGATCGCCTGCGCCAGGCTGAGTGCCATCCATCGGGCTCCTTGACCGTCGAATCGTTCCTCACCGACGACGGCACACAAATGGGCGCCTGTGCGCTGTACAGGCGTGAGGGATGCACGCGCACCGTCGTGCTCGTCGCCCACACGGACGTCGTCGGCGTGGAGGATTACGGAGCATACCAGAAGGATGCGTTCGACGTCGCACGGTTTACACAGCGCGTGCGACGGGATATCCCGCTGCCGGAAGAGGCGCGCGCCGACTTGAGCCGCGGGGCCTGGTGGTTCGGTCGCGGCGTGATGGACATGAAGGCTGGACTCGCCATGAATCTGCTCCTGTTCGAAAAGGCCTGCCGCGAAGGCATCGATGGCAACCTCGTAGTTCTGGCGGTGCCGGATGAAGAGAACCATTCGCGGGGCATGTTGGCGGCCGTCAAGGTGCTGCATCGCTGGAAAGCACAGATGGACCTCGACTATGTGCTATGTCTCAACGCAGAGCCGTCCTTTGTCACGTCCGGGGAGACTTCTGGAGCCCACATCTACTCTGGTTCATTCGGCAAGCTATTGCTCGGTGCACTCGCTGTTGGCATTCCAGGTCACGTTGGTATTCCGTTTAGTGGCATCAGCAGTGTTCAGATGCTGACACACCTTGTGCAGACGCTTGACGCCAACCCGGAATTGAGCGAGCGCACCGATGATGGACGGCTGGTTCCGTTGACCTGCCTCTGGATGCGGGATTTACAAGAGACGTACTCGGTACAATCCCCCCATCTCGCAGCGGCCTACTTCCACGTCCCGTTCCTCCGGCGCTCGCCAAGCGCCGTGCTCAGCGGTATCCGTTCCGTCTGCGAGGAAGCGCTGTCCAGCCTTCACGAGTGGACCGTCGACCGCGCACGCACGGCTGGCGTCGCAGAGCCTGCGAGTTCGCGCGAGATCCCCGTTTGGTGGCTTTCCGAACTCCTGCGCGACAGCCCGTTGTCGCCACCTCTACCAGTTCGCGGGGACGGTCTTCTGCAAGCTACGCTAAGTGCGGTCAAAACGGTCGCTTTAAGCCGCGAGGCGACCGATCAGGCGTGCGTCGTTCTCTTTCTCGCTCCTCCCGTCTACCCCGCGGTGGACGCGTCCGATTCGCCACAGCTCAGGGAATGGATTCGAGCGACGCAGATGTTGGCACGGAATCAGTTTGGCGTCGAACTAGAACACAGGACCGGCTTCCCTGGTTTGTCCGATCTGAGCTATACGGGCTACGGCCTCAGCGCTGATTGGGCGTTTATCGCCACAGAGATGCCCGCGTGGGGCGCCGGTTACAGCCTACCGCTCCAGTTGATGGCGGAATTGAACATTCCCGTATGCAATCTCGGGCCATTTGGCAAAGACGCACACCAGTGGACCGAACGACTCGAATTGGATTACTCCACGCGCGTCTTGCCGCAGCTATCGATGAACATGATCGCAAAAGCGCTTTCCACGACGCGTACATAA